The Streptococcus sp. 29896 genome includes a region encoding these proteins:
- the rplK gene encoding 50S ribosomal protein L11 has protein sequence MAKKVEKLVKLQIPAGKATPAPPVGPALGQAGINIMGFTKEFNARTADQAGLIIPVVISVYEDKSFTFVTKTPPAAVLLKKAAGVEKGSGTPNKTKVATVTRAQVQEIAETKMPDLNAASLEAAMRMIEGTARSMGFTVTD, from the coding sequence ATGGCTAAAAAAGTCGAAAAACTCGTAAAACTTCAAATTCCTGCAGGTAAAGCTACTCCAGCTCCACCAGTCGGACCAGCACTCGGTCAAGCAGGTATCAACATTATGGGATTCACAAAAGAGTTCAACGCTCGTACAGCTGACCAAGCTGGTTTGATCATCCCAGTCGTTATCTCTGTGTATGAAGATAAATCATTCACTTTCGTGACTAAAACACCACCAGCTGCTGTTCTTTTGAAAAAAGCTGCAGGTGTTGAAAAAGGTTCAGGTACACCAAACAAAACTAAAGTTGCAACAGTTACTCGTGCACAAGTACAAGAAATTGCTGAAACTAAAATGCCTGACTTGAACGCTGCATCTCTTGAAGCTGCAATGCGTATGATCGAAGGTACTGCTCGTTCTATGGGATTCACTGTTACTGACTAA
- the rplA gene encoding 50S ribosomal protein L1, with protein MAKKSKNLRAALEKIDSTKLYSVEEAVALAKETNFAKFDASVEVAYNLNIDVRKADQQIRGAMVLPNGTGKTSRVLVFARGAKAEEAKAAGADFVGEDDLVAKINGGWLDFDVVIATPDMMAVVGRLGRVLGPRNLMPNPKTGTVTMDVAKAVEESKGGKITYRADKAGIVQALIGKVSFDADKLVENFKAFHDVMAKAKPATAKGTYMTSVSITTTQGVGIKVDPNSL; from the coding sequence ATGGCTAAAAAAAGCAAAAACTTGCGTGCTGCTCTTGAAAAAATCGACAGCACAAAACTTTACAGCGTAGAAGAAGCTGTTGCTCTTGCAAAAGAAACAAACTTCGCTAAATTTGATGCGTCAGTTGAAGTTGCTTACAACTTGAACATCGACGTACGTAAAGCTGATCAACAAATCCGTGGTGCAATGGTATTGCCAAACGGTACTGGTAAAACTTCACGCGTTCTTGTTTTCGCACGTGGTGCTAAAGCAGAAGAAGCAAAAGCTGCTGGTGCAGACTTTGTTGGTGAAGACGACCTCGTTGCTAAAATCAACGGTGGTTGGTTGGACTTCGACGTTGTTATCGCAACTCCAGATATGATGGCTGTTGTTGGACGTCTTGGTCGTGTACTTGGTCCACGTAACTTGATGCCAAACCCTAAAACTGGTACAGTAACAATGGATGTTGCTAAAGCAGTTGAAGAGTCTAAAGGTGGTAAAATCACTTACCGTGCTGACAAAGCAGGTATCGTACAAGCTCTTATCGGTAAAGTATCATTTGACGCTGACAAACTCGTTGAAAACTTCAAAGCTTTCCACGATGTAATGGCTAAAGCTAAACCAGCTACAGCTAAAGGTACTTACATGACTTCAGTATCAATCACAACAACACAAGGTGTTGGTATCAAAGTTGATCCTAACTCACTTTAA